From one Branchiostoma floridae strain S238N-H82 chromosome 3, Bfl_VNyyK, whole genome shotgun sequence genomic stretch:
- the LOC118412726 gene encoding putative IQ motif and ankyrin repeat domain-containing protein isoform X2, with protein sequence MPPKKPVAAPKAPRVAARGAVGAKKTNVAAKPGPKGAPVAKKGAPPSQKGKATTPSKSGTPDKNKKKVWTKEDGAACKIQTLYRGYMAKKLLQQKKKEKEDYLELMEKLEREAFVKLVKMEQAKAEEERLRMEEERRRLREEAKRRKRLLEAAFDGDNDEIITILKEVEELDNKNNVPNDMMGRALRAKHILNMVECEDANNNTPLSEAAGGGQATTIKLLIEKGADPNTIGQFQRTPLYRAAFGGHLAAIEMLLQYGADPRLFASDGATPEQVAANDDVAQVLREWDITQTEKLVEKIEAEKQRRKEEEQKRHEEECNKLEDEVATAEKQNDAKQKQLKTAYEELEKRIFEHDECTFKGFNTDITLPAVQEAERELELLKIEAEESRQRLAQLKLKLREQRNLGEGVEEELSGIKVTVRELDDVLVRDVGNKIKDSGKWPLVIDESSQASTFLRYQDTNYMNTLNPVHMEPDRIRLAVLGAIRFGKPAVLDMLDVDMFETAAMKFDQVHVSGEGVRL encoded by the exons ATGCCACCAAAGAAGCCTGTAGCTGCCCCTAAGGCACCCAGAGTGGCGGCCAGAGGTGCTGTTGGAGCTAAAAAGACTAATGTTGCAGCTAAGCCAGGCCCTAAGG GAGCACCTGTGGCAAAGAAAGGAGCACCTCCATCTCAGAAAGGGAAAGCAACTACTCCTTCAAAGAGTGGAACTCCagacaaaaacaagaagaag GTGTGGACCAAGGAGGATGGAGCAGCTTGTAAGATCCAGACATTGTATCGAGGTTACATGGCTAAAAAGTTACTACAGCAGAAGAAAAAGGAGAAGGAAGACTACTTGGAGTTGATGGAGAAATTGGAAAGGGAG GCTTTTGTCAAACTGGTGAAGATGGAACAGGCCAAAGCTGAGGAGGAGAGGCTgcggatggaggaagagagacGGAGACTGAGAGAAGAAGCAAAGAGGAGAAAGAGACTGCTGGAGGCAGCCTTTGACGGAGACAATGATGAGATTATTACCATTTTAAAAGAG GTTGAAGAGCTGGATAACAAAAATAATGTGCCAAATGATATGATGGGAAGAGCTCTCCGTGCCAAGCATATCCTGAACATGGTGGAGTGTGAAGATGCCAATAACAACACTCCACTGTCCGAGGCAGCAGGAGGGGGGCAGGCAACAACAATCAAG CTGCTGATAGAAAAGGGTGCAGATCCTAACACGATTGGCCAGTTCCAACGAACGCCGCTTTATCGAGCGGCATTTGGAGGTCATTTGGCTGCAATTGAG ATGCTGCTTCAGTATGGTGCAGATCCACGGCTGTTTGCCAGTGATGGTGCAACTCCAGAACAG GTTGCTGCCAATGATGATGTGGCTCAAGTCCTGAGGGAGTGGGACATCACACAGACAGAGAAACTTGTAGAGAAGATAGAGGCAGAGAAGCAGAGACGAAAGGAAGAGGAACAGAAGAGGCATGAGGAAGAGTGTAACAAGTTGGAGGATGAAGTTGCTACAGCAGAGAAGCAGAATGATGCCAAGCAAAAACAG TTGAAGACTGCTTATGAAGAGCTTGAGAAGCGGATATTTGAGCACGATGAGTGTACCTTCAAGGGGTTCAACACTGACATCACATTGCCC GCTGTACAGGAAGCTGAGAGGGAGCTGGAGCTGTTGAAGATTGAGGCTGAGGAATCCAGACAGAGGCTGGCTCAGCTCAAGCTCAAGCTCAGAGAGCAAAGAAACCTTGGTG AGGGTGTTGAGGAGGAATTGTCAGGGATAAAGGTGACTGTACGGGAGCTGGATGATGTTCTTGTCCGAGATGTTGGGAACAAGATCAAGGACTCAGGAAA ATGGCCACTTGTGATTGATGAGTCATCACAAGCAAGCACTTTCCTACGGTATCAAGACACCAACTACATGAACACCCTCAATCCAGTCCATATGGAACCGGACAGAATAAGACTGGCTGTACTCGGAGCAATAAG GTTTGGGAAGCCGGCAGTGCTGGACATGTTGGATGTGGACATGTTTGAGACGGCAGCCATGAAGTTTGACCAG GTACATGTCTCTGGTGAAGGAGTCAGACTCTAA
- the LOC118412726 gene encoding putative IQ motif and ankyrin repeat domain-containing protein isoform X1, giving the protein MPPKKPVAAPKAPRVAARGAVGAKKTNVAAKPGPKGAPVAKKGAPPSQKGKATTPSKSGTPDKNKKKVWTKEDGAACKIQTLYRGYMAKKLLQQKKKEKEDYLELMEKLEREAFVKLVKMEQAKAEEERLRMEEERRRLREEAKRRKRLLEAAFDGDNDEIITILKEVEELDNKNNVPNDMMGRALRAKHILNMVECEDANNNTPLSEAAGGGQATTIKLLIEKGADPNTIGQFQRTPLYRAAFGGHLAAIEMLLQYGADPRLFASDGATPEQVAANDDVAQVLREWDITQTEKLVEKIEAEKQRRKEEEQKRHEEECNKLEDEVATAEKQNDAKQKQLKTAYEELEKRIFEHDECTFKGFNTDITLPAVQEAERELELLKIEAEESRQRLAQLKLKLREQRNLGEGVEEELSGIKVTVRELDDVLVRDVGNKIKDSGKWPLVIDESSQASTFLRYQDTNYMNTLNPVHMEPDRIRLAVLGAIRFGKPAVLDMLDVDMFETAAMKFDQVQSGLMEAIMTKEILQENRYMSLVKESDSKEYQPSNFLHAKSESFRLFIVTKLRYPPQELLDRTYPIRIHIPGVDSGIL; this is encoded by the exons ATGCCACCAAAGAAGCCTGTAGCTGCCCCTAAGGCACCCAGAGTGGCGGCCAGAGGTGCTGTTGGAGCTAAAAAGACTAATGTTGCAGCTAAGCCAGGCCCTAAGG GAGCACCTGTGGCAAAGAAAGGAGCACCTCCATCTCAGAAAGGGAAAGCAACTACTCCTTCAAAGAGTGGAACTCCagacaaaaacaagaagaag GTGTGGACCAAGGAGGATGGAGCAGCTTGTAAGATCCAGACATTGTATCGAGGTTACATGGCTAAAAAGTTACTACAGCAGAAGAAAAAGGAGAAGGAAGACTACTTGGAGTTGATGGAGAAATTGGAAAGGGAG GCTTTTGTCAAACTGGTGAAGATGGAACAGGCCAAAGCTGAGGAGGAGAGGCTgcggatggaggaagagagacGGAGACTGAGAGAAGAAGCAAAGAGGAGAAAGAGACTGCTGGAGGCAGCCTTTGACGGAGACAATGATGAGATTATTACCATTTTAAAAGAG GTTGAAGAGCTGGATAACAAAAATAATGTGCCAAATGATATGATGGGAAGAGCTCTCCGTGCCAAGCATATCCTGAACATGGTGGAGTGTGAAGATGCCAATAACAACACTCCACTGTCCGAGGCAGCAGGAGGGGGGCAGGCAACAACAATCAAG CTGCTGATAGAAAAGGGTGCAGATCCTAACACGATTGGCCAGTTCCAACGAACGCCGCTTTATCGAGCGGCATTTGGAGGTCATTTGGCTGCAATTGAG ATGCTGCTTCAGTATGGTGCAGATCCACGGCTGTTTGCCAGTGATGGTGCAACTCCAGAACAG GTTGCTGCCAATGATGATGTGGCTCAAGTCCTGAGGGAGTGGGACATCACACAGACAGAGAAACTTGTAGAGAAGATAGAGGCAGAGAAGCAGAGACGAAAGGAAGAGGAACAGAAGAGGCATGAGGAAGAGTGTAACAAGTTGGAGGATGAAGTTGCTACAGCAGAGAAGCAGAATGATGCCAAGCAAAAACAG TTGAAGACTGCTTATGAAGAGCTTGAGAAGCGGATATTTGAGCACGATGAGTGTACCTTCAAGGGGTTCAACACTGACATCACATTGCCC GCTGTACAGGAAGCTGAGAGGGAGCTGGAGCTGTTGAAGATTGAGGCTGAGGAATCCAGACAGAGGCTGGCTCAGCTCAAGCTCAAGCTCAGAGAGCAAAGAAACCTTGGTG AGGGTGTTGAGGAGGAATTGTCAGGGATAAAGGTGACTGTACGGGAGCTGGATGATGTTCTTGTCCGAGATGTTGGGAACAAGATCAAGGACTCAGGAAA ATGGCCACTTGTGATTGATGAGTCATCACAAGCAAGCACTTTCCTACGGTATCAAGACACCAACTACATGAACACCCTCAATCCAGTCCATATGGAACCGGACAGAATAAGACTGGCTGTACTCGGAGCAATAAG GTTTGGGAAGCCGGCAGTGCTGGACATGTTGGATGTGGACATGTTTGAGACGGCAGCCATGAAGTTTGACCAGGTGCAAAGTGGCCTAATGGAAGCTATCATGACAAAGGAAATATTGCAAGAGAATAG GTACATGTCTCTGGTGAAGGAGTCAGACTCTAAGGAGTACCAGCCGTCCAACTTCCTACATGCCAAGTCGGAAAGCTTCAGACTCTTCATCGTGACCAAACTGCGGTACCCCCCACAGGAGCTGCTGGACAGGACGTACCCCATTCGGATACACATCCCTGGGGTGGATTCTGGCATTCTCTGA